One window of the Longimicrobiaceae bacterium genome contains the following:
- the dapB gene encoding 4-hydroxy-tetrahydrodipicolinate reductase, giving the protein MAERVRVVLSGATGRMGLTLARLIALDGRMELVGGIGRMDEDQACDIGCPIIHAAEDAGEVVRAADVVIDFSAPELLRRLLDTQREAMAGTALVVGTTGLSPNDHRLLADAAGRSPVLVSANFSVGVNLLLALAERAAAVLGPDYDVEIVEAHHRRKADAPSGTAIELGRAVARGRQVALDEVRVDGRSGRPGARPQGEIGFHSVRGGDIVGEHRVMLIGERERVELGHVAADRDLFAAGALRAAGWIVGRPAGTYGMADVLGLS; this is encoded by the coding sequence ATGGCGGAGCGCGTGCGGGTCGTGCTCAGCGGCGCCACCGGGCGGATGGGCCTCACGCTCGCCCGGCTTATCGCGCTGGACGGGCGGATGGAGCTGGTGGGCGGCATCGGGCGAATGGACGAGGACCAGGCGTGCGACATCGGCTGCCCCATCATCCACGCCGCCGAGGACGCGGGCGAGGTGGTGCGCGCCGCCGACGTGGTGATCGACTTCTCCGCGCCGGAGCTGCTCCGCCGCCTGCTGGACACGCAGCGCGAGGCGATGGCGGGCACCGCGCTCGTCGTCGGCACCACGGGCCTGTCGCCGAACGACCATCGGCTGCTGGCGGACGCGGCGGGGAGATCGCCCGTGCTCGTCTCCGCCAACTTCAGCGTGGGCGTGAACCTGCTGCTCGCGCTGGCCGAGCGCGCCGCGGCGGTGCTGGGACCGGACTACGACGTGGAGATCGTAGAGGCGCACCACCGGCGCAAGGCGGACGCACCCAGCGGCACCGCCATCGAGCTCGGACGCGCCGTCGCGCGGGGGCGCCAGGTCGCGCTCGACGAGGTGCGCGTGGACGGCCGCAGCGGGCGTCCGGGCGCGCGGCCGCAGGGCGAGATCGGCTTCCACTCGGTGCGCGGCGGCGACATCGTGGGCGAGCACCGCGTGATGCTCATCGGCGAGCGCGAGCGGGTGGAGCTGGGGCACGTGGCGGCGGATCGCGACCTGTTCGCCGCGGGCGCGCTGCGGGCCGCGGGGTGGATCGTCGGCCGCCCCGCGGGCACGTACGGCATGGCGGACGTGCTCGGGCTCTCGTGA
- a CDS encoding MgtC/SapB family protein gives MGEQALADLGFPPGWAAAMHAGFLFRIVLAAFLGGVIGLEREMSGKPAGLRTNLLICVGAAMLTDLSIGFGNAFGADPARVDPSRIAAQVVTGIGFLGAGTILQTRGRVTGLTTAATLWVVAAVGMSVGAHAYVAAMEATAIVLVALTILGRIENTLLRRRAFHRYTFSLDADTALLSKLEGAFRGSGLQVRGESLERGPDGFHAVFEVTGPARVHEQMARSLVMLPGVHRMTRGE, from the coding sequence GTGGGCGAGCAGGCGCTGGCGGACCTCGGCTTCCCGCCCGGCTGGGCCGCGGCGATGCACGCGGGCTTCCTCTTCCGCATCGTCCTGGCCGCGTTCCTGGGCGGAGTGATCGGCCTGGAGCGGGAGATGTCCGGCAAGCCCGCCGGGCTCCGGACGAACCTGCTCATCTGCGTGGGCGCGGCCATGCTCACCGACCTCTCCATCGGCTTCGGCAACGCGTTCGGGGCCGACCCAGCGCGCGTGGACCCAAGCCGCATCGCGGCGCAGGTCGTCACCGGCATCGGCTTCCTGGGCGCGGGTACCATCCTCCAGACGCGGGGCCGCGTGACCGGCCTCACCACCGCGGCCACGCTGTGGGTCGTCGCCGCCGTCGGCATGTCGGTCGGCGCGCACGCGTACGTCGCCGCGATGGAGGCCACGGCCATCGTCCTCGTCGCCCTGACGATCCTGGGCCGCATCGAGAACACGCTTCTGCGGCGCCGCGCCTTCCACCGCTACACGTTCAGCCTGGACGCGGACACGGCGCTGCTCTCGAAGCTGGAGGGCGCCTTCCGCGGCTCTGGCTTGCAGGTGCGCGGCGAGTCGCTGGAGCGCGGGCCCGACGGCTTCCACGCCGTCTTCGAAGTCACCGGCCCCGCGCGCGTGCACGAGCAGATGGCGCGCAGCCTGGTGATGCTGCCCGGCGTGCACCGCATGACGAGGGGCGAGTAG
- a CDS encoding D-2-hydroxyacid dehydrogenase, which produces MPKAVIDMNDRRPVWAIPGWAVDEIRSAFPSDWDVVVVDGHADGQGDGRGTSPDAVRAARGAEVYLGLGIPRELFLAATASGELRWMHTASAGVAGALFPEMVESAVVLTNSAGIHAEPIADTVMAMVLHFARGLDFMVRAQAERRWDKATFDAPGVPVRELASSTLGILGLGGIGRAVARRAVALGMRVVATRRSGTEGPDGVEVVTGDDALGRMLDRSDFVAVCVPQTAETEGLIGAAELARMGKGAVLVNVSRGAVVDEEALTVALKTGKLRGAGLDVFAEEPLPAASELWGLPNVLVSPHVSGTSHDFWRRQTDLVTANVRRWLAGQPLLNTVDKTAGY; this is translated from the coding sequence ATGCCGAAGGCGGTGATCGACATGAACGACCGCCGTCCCGTCTGGGCGATCCCGGGCTGGGCGGTGGACGAGATCAGGTCCGCGTTCCCGTCCGATTGGGACGTCGTCGTGGTGGACGGGCACGCGGACGGACAGGGCGACGGCCGCGGCACCTCGCCCGATGCGGTGCGGGCGGCGCGCGGCGCGGAGGTCTACCTGGGCCTCGGCATCCCGCGCGAGCTGTTCCTCGCGGCGACGGCGAGCGGCGAGCTCCGGTGGATGCACACCGCGTCCGCCGGCGTCGCCGGGGCGCTGTTTCCGGAGATGGTGGAGTCCGCCGTCGTCCTCACCAACTCCGCCGGCATCCACGCCGAGCCCATCGCCGACACGGTGATGGCGATGGTGCTGCATTTCGCGCGCGGGCTGGACTTCATGGTGCGGGCGCAGGCGGAGCGGCGCTGGGACAAGGCGACCTTCGACGCGCCCGGCGTGCCGGTGCGCGAGCTCGCCTCGTCCACTCTCGGCATCCTCGGCCTGGGCGGGATCGGCCGGGCCGTCGCGCGACGCGCGGTCGCGCTGGGCATGCGCGTCGTCGCGACGCGGCGCAGCGGGACGGAGGGTCCGGATGGCGTGGAGGTGGTGACGGGAGATGATGCGCTGGGGCGTATGCTGGACCGGAGCGACTTCGTGGCCGTGTGCGTGCCGCAGACGGCGGAGACGGAGGGGCTGATCGGCGCGGCGGAGCTCGCGCGGATGGGAAAAGGCGCGGTGCTGGTGAACGTGAGCCGCGGCGCGGTGGTGGACGAGGAGGCGCTTACGGTCGCCCTGAAGACGGGAAAGCTGCGCGGGGCGGGCCTGGACGTGTTCGCCGAAGAGCCGCTTCCGGCGGCGTCGGAGCTTTGGGGCCTTCCCAACGTGTTGGTGAGCCCGCATGTTTCAGGCACATCTCACGACTTCTGGCGGCGGCAGACGGACCTCGTCACCGCCAACGTCCGGCGCTGGCTGGCCGGGCAGCCCCTCCTGAACACCGTCGACAAGACGGCCGGGTACTAG